A portion of the Actomonas aquatica genome contains these proteins:
- a CDS encoding RbsD/FucU family protein produces MLQSGILNPALNSLLARVRHTNTLVIADRGFPFWPTIETVDLALIDDVPTVLQVLAAIRANFVIGTARMAEEFPAHNPPEVVARFARALEGITLLHEPHEAVFKPRVPHAIGLIRTGDTTPYANMILTSA; encoded by the coding sequence ATGCTCCAATCCGGCATCCTCAACCCCGCCCTCAACTCCCTGCTCGCCCGGGTGCGGCACACCAACACCCTCGTCATCGCCGACCGCGGATTCCCCTTCTGGCCGACCATCGAAACGGTGGACCTCGCCTTGATCGACGACGTGCCCACGGTGCTGCAGGTGCTGGCCGCGATTCGGGCCAACTTTGTCATCGGCACCGCCCGGATGGCCGAGGAGTTCCCGGCCCACAATCCACCGGAAGTGGTGGCCCGCTTCGCCCGTGCGCTGGAGGGCATCACACTGCTGCACGAACCCCACGAAGCGGTGTTTAAACCCCGCGTGCCTCACGCGATCGGCCTGATTCGCACCGGCGACACCACCCCTTACGCCAACATGATTCTCACCAGCGCCTGA
- a CDS encoding amidohydrolase family protein, whose translation MRNPRRLGADPLYPMQLDSHQHFWRYHPRDYDWIDDRMAAIRQDFTPTDLAPRLSANALDGSIAVQARQSLAETAWLLELAAAHPHVIRGVVGWLPLREQGAAIGDVLAPWAGRAALKGVRHVLQGEPDAYMADAAFNAALHQLPDLGLSYDLLVMAPQLPAAIALVDRHPELPMVLDHIAKPVVRGAPDPSWVNAIRELARREHVCCKVSGIVTEVPDWQWTTDEIRPYFETVLEAFGPQRLMFGSDWPVCLVAADYADWANCVRQLISPLSPDEQAAIMGGTAARFYRIPSP comes from the coding sequence ATGCGCAACCCCCGACGCCTCGGCGCCGACCCGCTCTACCCCATGCAGCTCGATTCCCACCAACATTTCTGGCGCTACCACCCGCGTGACTACGATTGGATCGATGACCGCATGGCCGCCATCCGGCAGGACTTTACGCCAACGGACCTCGCGCCCCGCCTGAGCGCCAACGCCCTCGATGGCAGCATCGCCGTGCAGGCGCGGCAAAGTCTCGCCGAAACCGCCTGGCTGTTGGAGCTCGCCGCAGCCCATCCGCACGTCATCCGCGGCGTGGTCGGCTGGTTGCCCTTGCGCGAACAAGGCGCGGCGATCGGCGACGTGCTCGCGCCGTGGGCAGGTCGCGCCGCGCTCAAGGGCGTGCGGCACGTGCTGCAGGGGGAGCCCGACGCCTACATGGCCGATGCCGCCTTCAACGCCGCGTTGCACCAACTGCCGGACCTTGGGCTCAGCTACGACCTGCTGGTGATGGCGCCGCAACTGCCCGCCGCCATCGCGTTGGTCGATCGGCATCCCGAGCTGCCCATGGTGCTCGATCACATCGCCAAACCCGTCGTGCGCGGCGCGCCCGATCCCAGCTGGGTCAACGCGATCCGCGAGCTGGCCCGCCGCGAGCACGTGTGCTGCAAGGTCTCCGGCATCGTGACCGAGGTGCCGGACTGGCAGTGGACGACCGACGAAATCCGGCCCTACTTCGAAACCGTGCTCGAAGCATTCGGCCCGCAGCGGCTGATGTTCGGCTCGGACTGGCCGGTCTGCCTCGTGGCCGCGGATTACGCGGATTGGGCCAACTGCGTGCGCCAGCTCATCAGCCCCCTCTCGCCCGACGAACAGGCGGCCATCATGGGCGGGACCGCCGCCCGTTTCTACCGCATCCCGTCCCCCTGA
- a CDS encoding AraC family transcriptional regulator — protein sequence MSHADVDQPPYISHQVQAAKRFYLGTAVGSTSELHASCGGWERTAADYTIRRDTFPWLGIEFVAGGRGTLWFGRRSYPLSRGCLFSYGPGVAHRIESDSRALLSKYYINFGGQQAANLMSAAQMDPGSFRVVDNSEEIESALDLLIAEGGRSRPQAPQIASLQLHILLLKLGQGGANDPRSDRRAQQTLRKCLDYIDRHFLAVATAEQIAAACHVSPSHMTRLFGRFGYVSPYDYLVRKKMVHAAELFDSGYLLVREVAERFGMDSFQFSRVFKRVHGLSPSQFLRRHGR from the coding sequence ATGTCTCACGCCGACGTCGACCAGCCGCCCTACATCTCGCATCAGGTTCAGGCGGCGAAACGTTTTTACCTCGGCACGGCGGTGGGGAGCACCAGTGAGCTCCATGCCAGTTGTGGAGGGTGGGAGCGCACCGCGGCGGATTATACGATCCGTCGCGACACGTTTCCGTGGTTGGGCATCGAGTTTGTGGCGGGCGGGCGCGGCACCTTGTGGTTTGGGCGGCGAAGTTATCCGCTAAGCCGAGGATGTCTCTTTTCCTACGGACCGGGCGTGGCGCACCGCATCGAGTCGGATTCGCGCGCGTTGTTGTCCAAATACTACATCAACTTTGGGGGGCAGCAGGCGGCCAATCTGATGTCGGCCGCGCAGATGGACCCGGGCAGTTTTCGGGTGGTGGATAACAGTGAAGAGATCGAGTCGGCGCTGGATCTGTTGATCGCGGAAGGCGGGCGGAGTCGTCCGCAGGCCCCGCAGATCGCCTCGTTGCAACTGCACATCCTGCTGCTGAAGTTGGGGCAGGGCGGCGCGAACGATCCGCGTTCGGATCGGCGGGCGCAGCAGACGCTGCGGAAGTGCCTCGACTACATCGATCGGCATTTTCTGGCGGTGGCCACGGCCGAGCAGATCGCGGCGGCCTGTCACGTATCGCCCAGTCACATGACGCGTCTGTTCGGGCGATTCGGCTACGTGTCGCCCTACGATTACCTGGTGCGCAAAAAGATGGTGCACGCCGCGGAGCTCTTCGACTCCGGCTATCTGTTGGTGCGGGAAGTGGCCGAGCGGTTTGGCATGGATTCGTTTCAGTTTTCCCGGGTGTTCAAGCGGGTGCATGGACTGAGTCCGTCGCAATTTCTCCGCCGTCACGGCCGCTGA
- a CDS encoding transposase, giving the protein MPEPKFRSRDPQLATAKRHRRPTDRRRQDYRSKRRWFRGDDFTYDEATERLVCPAGQRLYRCGHDHITAQGYRATSYRAPKTACLTCELRDRCLQHPESGNPRQVRVFHGRVTETLTSRMKDKIDTPTGRQIYSRRLGIVEPVFGNLRAQKGMNRSTLRGRAKVDTQWKLYCLVHNLQKIARHGRPIR; this is encoded by the coding sequence GTGCCCGAGCCGAAGTTCCGCTCCCGTGACCCGCAACTGGCCACCGCCAAACGGCACCGTCGCCCGACCGACCGCCGCAGACAGGACTACCGCTCCAAACGTCGCTGGTTCCGTGGCGACGACTTCACCTACGACGAAGCCACTGAGCGCCTCGTGTGCCCCGCCGGCCAACGGCTGTATCGCTGCGGTCACGATCACATCACCGCGCAAGGTTACCGCGCCACCTCCTACCGCGCGCCCAAAACCGCCTGCTTAACCTGCGAGCTGCGTGACCGCTGCCTGCAACACCCCGAGAGCGGCAACCCGCGCCAAGTGCGCGTCTTCCACGGACGCGTCACCGAGACCCTCACCTCGCGCATGAAGGACAAGATCGACACGCCCACCGGCCGGCAGATCTACAGCCGCCGCCTCGGTATCGTGGAGCCGGTCTTCGGCAACCTCCGCGCGCAAAAAGGTATGAACCGATCGACGCTGCGCGGTAGGGCCAAAGTGGATACCCAATGGAAACTCTACTGCCTGGTGCACAACCTGCAGAAGATCGCCCGCCACGGCAGACCCATAAGGTGA
- a CDS encoding PEP-CTERM sorting domain-containing protein, producing the protein MITLRSLLLLACTCALSSVATAQTSVFSYTFESDNPDNDPSVLPDGWTISNSPNAFVVSNAFTTGNSSTRVLQFSSGTSNASIFSTAHDLSSFTGNETFTLSFDYYQSSGTDSSLLIGFTDSTSGVGFEWVGIDSQTTGIGPLRSLFSPATQLFNFDPTSAGQWYHFEFDVSAYIQPYIDYGEAPSTDFRIAFQNYASAAGGGSQEIYLDNLSLSAVPEPSTYAALLGAAFLAYAVARRRSPIRRSPQA; encoded by the coding sequence ATGATCACCCTGCGATCCCTTCTCCTGCTCGCCTGCACCTGCGCGCTCTCCAGCGTGGCCACCGCGCAGACCTCGGTCTTTAGCTACACCTTCGAGTCCGACAATCCCGACAACGATCCTTCCGTTCTCCCGGATGGGTGGACGATTTCCAACTCGCCCAACGCCTTTGTGGTTTCGAATGCCTTCACCACCGGCAACAGCAGCACCCGCGTGCTCCAGTTTTCCTCCGGCACCTCCAACGCCAGTATCTTCAGCACCGCTCATGACCTGAGCAGCTTCACCGGCAACGAAACCTTCACGCTGTCATTCGATTATTATCAGAGCAGCGGAACCGACAGCTCCCTGCTCATCGGCTTCACCGACTCCACCTCCGGCGTCGGTTTTGAATGGGTCGGCATCGACAGCCAGACCACCGGCATCGGCCCCCTGCGGTCCCTCTTCAGTCCGGCCACCCAACTCTTCAACTTCGATCCGACGTCGGCCGGCCAATGGTATCATTTCGAATTTGATGTCAGCGCCTACATCCAGCCCTACATCGATTATGGCGAAGCCCCCTCAACGGACTTCCGCATCGCCTTCCAAAACTACGCCTCTGCTGCGGGTGGCGGGTCGCAGGAGATCTACCTCGACAACCTCAGCCTATCGGCGGTGCCCGAGCCTTCAACCTACGCCGCCCTCCTTGGCGCGGCCTTCCTTGCCTACGCCGTCGCCCGCCGCCGCTCCCCTATCCGCCGAAGCCCCCAAGCGTAG
- a CDS encoding LuxR C-terminal-related transcriptional regulator has translation MPAPKRVQVAILEQDLHYRLFLEAHLSAHPRYQPLYSAATADDALRWPDSPAPELLLIETSGLPANGSAVIAALHQRYPGALPLVLTTREDGPAVLAAVQAGAVGYLLKQSGKDTLFDALDQTLAGGSPLTPRVARELLRLLATTPEPRPSSAPPFATLTELAALPQLSPRETQILSLVAVGTSDKGIGEQLGLARSTVKNALLGIFGKWQVRTRTEAAVKFMQYQAEVPTTAGP, from the coding sequence ATGCCCGCGCCCAAACGTGTCCAAGTCGCCATCCTTGAACAGGACCTCCACTACCGCCTGTTTCTCGAGGCCCATCTGAGCGCGCACCCCCGCTATCAACCCCTCTACAGCGCCGCCACCGCCGACGACGCCCTGCGCTGGCCCGACTCGCCCGCGCCCGAGTTACTGCTCATCGAAACCAGCGGCCTGCCCGCCAACGGCAGTGCCGTCATCGCCGCCCTGCACCAGCGTTACCCCGGTGCCCTGCCGCTCGTGCTGACCACCCGCGAAGATGGCCCCGCCGTGCTCGCCGCCGTGCAAGCCGGCGCCGTCGGTTACCTGCTCAAGCAATCCGGCAAAGACACCCTCTTCGACGCCCTCGACCAAACCCTCGCCGGCGGCTCGCCGCTCACCCCCCGCGTCGCCCGCGAACTCCTGCGCCTGCTCGCGACCACGCCCGAGCCCCGCCCCTCCAGCGCCCCGCCCTTCGCCACCCTCACCGAGCTCGCCGCCCTGCCCCAACTCAGCCCCCGCGAAACCCAGATCCTCAGCCTCGTCGCCGTCGGCACCTCCGACAAAGGCATCGGCGAACAACTCGGCCTCGCCCGCTCCACGGTGAAGAACGCCCTGCTCGGCATCTTCGGCAAATGGCAGGTGCGCACCCGCACCGAAGCCGCCGTGAAGTTCATGCAATACCAAGCCGAAGTCCCCACCACCGCCGGTCCCTGA